The proteins below come from a single Piscinibacter gummiphilus genomic window:
- the gspD gene encoding type II secretion system secretin GspD, whose translation MKNAPLHKSLRPLAAALAAVLLGTAVLPPLAYAQARDSRFKGEPVTLNFVNAEIEGVSRAMGAILKQQFVVDPRVKGTITLYSEEPLSPREAYLNYLAALRGLGFTVVESGGLFKVVPEADAKLQSSTVSVGGVARQGDQVLTQIFKLSHENANNLVPVLRPLISPNNTINANPGNNTLVITDYADNLARIAKIIAAMDTPSAGDVEIIPLKHAVAADVATLVQRLSDGSATAGAPGVPGVGAATSSVMVDPRSNALIVRASTPARMASIKTIVEKLDRPTTGDNPMGNIYVVYLKNADATRLATVLRAAYSAGNTSATGAGGGLGGGGTAAQPQAAANVGIGGQAAGNTGGQSAAAASPITPAAAVSTGGMIQADPATNSLIITAPEPVYRQLRAVIDQLDSRRAQVYIESMIVEVVGNNAADFGFQWQGLSGKEGDKVGVVGGTNFGTTGNLLGITAALAGGSVTSASATLLGEGLNIGIIKDFAGTYGLAAIARFLQSQTNTNIVSTPNLITLDNEEAKIIVGSNVPFITGQFTNTGTATTNPFQTVERKDVGITLRIKPQIGETGTVRMTIYQESSSLSRDVAPGTTNAGPTTNKRSIESNVVVDDGQIIVLGGLIEDRFEETKNKVPLLGDIPLIGALFRSETREKRRTNLMVFLRPVVMRDAAAVNNFSLDRYDLIRATQKDAQPGYSIVLPNGAPVVPPLRTPAESEQSQRLRDSGTRTPPPSPTPPQPVPAPLISPPAGASAPSATPPRTN comes from the coding sequence ATGAAAAATGCACCCCTCCACAAGTCGCTGCGCCCGCTCGCCGCAGCACTTGCCGCCGTGCTGCTCGGCACGGCCGTCCTGCCGCCTCTCGCCTACGCGCAGGCGCGGGATTCGCGCTTCAAAGGCGAACCCGTCACGCTCAACTTCGTGAACGCCGAGATCGAAGGCGTGTCGCGTGCGATGGGGGCGATCCTCAAGCAGCAGTTCGTGGTCGACCCGCGCGTCAAGGGCACGATCACGCTCTACAGCGAAGAGCCGCTGTCGCCGCGCGAGGCCTACCTCAACTACCTCGCCGCGCTGCGCGGCCTGGGCTTCACGGTGGTCGAGTCGGGTGGCCTCTTCAAGGTGGTGCCGGAAGCCGACGCGAAGCTGCAGTCGAGCACGGTCTCAGTGGGCGGCGTGGCCCGCCAGGGTGACCAGGTGCTCACGCAGATCTTCAAGCTGAGCCACGAGAACGCCAACAACCTGGTGCCGGTGCTGCGCCCGCTGATCAGCCCCAACAACACCATCAACGCCAACCCGGGCAACAACACGCTCGTCATCACCGACTACGCCGACAACCTCGCGCGCATCGCCAAGATCATCGCGGCGATGGACACCCCGAGCGCCGGCGACGTCGAGATCATCCCGCTCAAGCATGCGGTCGCGGCCGACGTGGCCACGCTGGTGCAGCGCCTGAGCGACGGCAGCGCCACCGCGGGCGCCCCGGGCGTGCCCGGCGTGGGCGCCGCCACCTCGTCGGTGATGGTCGACCCGCGCAGCAATGCGCTGATCGTGCGCGCCTCCACCCCGGCGCGCATGGCCAGCATCAAGACCATCGTCGAGAAGCTCGACCGGCCGACCACTGGCGACAACCCGATGGGCAACATCTATGTGGTCTACCTGAAGAACGCGGATGCCACGCGCCTGGCCACGGTGCTGCGCGCGGCCTACAGCGCCGGCAACACCTCGGCCACCGGCGCTGGGGGTGGCCTCGGCGGCGGTGGCACGGCGGCGCAGCCCCAGGCCGCGGCGAACGTGGGCATCGGCGGGCAGGCGGCAGGCAACACCGGAGGGCAGAGTGCCGCCGCAGCCAGCCCCATCACCCCGGCCGCAGCGGTGTCGACCGGCGGCATGATCCAGGCCGACCCGGCCACCAACTCGCTCATCATCACCGCGCCCGAGCCCGTCTATCGTCAGCTGCGTGCCGTGATCGACCAGCTCGACTCGCGCCGCGCGCAGGTCTACATCGAAAGCATGATCGTCGAGGTGGTGGGCAACAACGCCGCTGACTTCGGCTTCCAGTGGCAGGGCCTCTCCGGCAAGGAAGGCGACAAGGTCGGTGTGGTGGGCGGCACCAACTTCGGCACCACCGGCAACCTGCTGGGCATCACCGCGGCACTCGCCGGCGGCTCGGTCACGAGTGCCAGCGCCACACTGCTGGGCGAAGGCCTCAACATCGGCATCATCAAGGACTTCGCCGGCACCTATGGCCTGGCCGCCATCGCGCGCTTCCTGCAGAGCCAGACCAACACCAACATCGTCTCCACGCCGAACCTGATCACGCTCGACAACGAAGAAGCGAAGATCATCGTCGGCAGCAACGTGCCCTTCATCACCGGGCAGTTCACCAACACCGGCACCGCCACGACCAACCCGTTCCAGACGGTCGAGCGCAAGGACGTCGGCATCACACTGCGCATCAAGCCGCAGATCGGCGAGACCGGCACGGTGCGCATGACGATCTACCAGGAGTCGTCGAGTCTCAGCCGCGACGTGGCACCCGGCACCACCAACGCCGGCCCGACCACCAACAAGCGCTCGATCGAGTCGAACGTGGTCGTCGACGACGGCCAGATCATCGTTCTCGGCGGCCTGATCGAAGACCGCTTCGAGGAAACCAAGAACAAGGTGCCGCTGCTGGGCGACATCCCGCTGATCGGCGCCCTCTTCCGCAGCGAGACGCGCGAAAAGCGCCGCACCAACCTGATGGTCTTCCTGCGCCCGGTGGTGATGCGCGACGCTGCGGCCGTCAACAACTTCTCGCTCGACCGCTACGACCTGATCCGCGCCACGCAGAAAGATGCCCAACCCGGCTACAGCATCGTGCTGCCCAACGGCGCGCCCGTGGTGCCGCCGCTTCGCACGCCCGCAGAAAGCGAGCAGTCGCAGCGACTGCGCGACTCGGGCACACGGACACCACCTCCGAGCCCAACGCCGCCACAGCCGGTGCCCGCGCCGCTGATTTCGCCGCCGGCGGGGGCCTCTGCGCCGTCGGCCACGCCGCCGCGCACGAACTGA
- the gspN gene encoding type II secretion system protein N, which produces MAAVRKPARRGLRRRFASSAVPTQWQESSYAEIAWEKSRSAATRWAVFGSLLGVVFGLVLFAPAAWLASAVASATGQRVLLSDARGTVWSGSAIAVLTGGPGSRDASSLPGRLEWTLRLKGLGFELRARHACCLNDTVSVHLKPGLGRMSVELAPKPDWIGQWPGAFLGGLGTPWNTLQLGGSLRLMSSGLKMELVQGRWIVDGQAEIDMLQASSRVSTLEPLGSYRFSLIGAAGGSSQLRLSTLEGALQLNGEGTAGPNGVRFRGEARAATEADESALNNLLNIIGRRNGAVSVISIG; this is translated from the coding sequence ATGGCCGCCGTTCGCAAACCCGCCCGCCGCGGCCTGCGCCGCCGCTTCGCGTCGAGCGCGGTGCCCACGCAATGGCAGGAGTCGTCATACGCCGAGATCGCCTGGGAAAAGTCGCGCAGCGCGGCCACCCGCTGGGCCGTGTTCGGTTCCTTGCTGGGCGTGGTTTTCGGGCTCGTGCTCTTCGCGCCGGCCGCGTGGCTCGCCAGCGCCGTGGCCAGCGCCACCGGCCAACGTGTGTTGCTTTCCGATGCCCGCGGCACCGTGTGGTCGGGCAGCGCCATCGCCGTGCTCACCGGCGGCCCCGGCAGCCGCGACGCCAGCTCGTTGCCCGGCCGACTGGAATGGACGCTGCGCCTCAAGGGCCTCGGCTTCGAGTTGCGTGCACGGCACGCCTGTTGCCTCAACGACACCGTGAGCGTGCACCTCAAGCCGGGCCTCGGCCGCATGTCGGTCGAACTCGCCCCCAAACCCGACTGGATCGGCCAGTGGCCGGGCGCCTTCCTTGGCGGCCTGGGCACACCGTGGAACACGCTGCAACTCGGCGGCTCGCTGCGCCTCATGTCGTCGGGCCTCAAGATGGAACTGGTGCAGGGCCGCTGGATCGTCGACGGCCAGGCCGAGATCGACATGCTGCAGGCCTCGTCGCGCGTGTCCACGCTCGAGCCGCTGGGCAGCTACCGCTTCAGCCTGATCGGCGCGGCCGGCGGCTCGTCGCAACTGCGCCTGTCCACCCTCGAAGGCGCGCTGCAACTCAATGGAGAAGGCACCGCCGGCCCCAATGGCGTGCGCTTCCGCGGCGAAGCGCGCGCCGCCACCGAAGCCGATGAATCCGCGCTGAACAACCTGCTCAACATCATCGGCCGGCGCAACGGCGCCGTGTCAGTCATCTCGATCGGATAA
- the gspM gene encoding type II secretion system protein GspM, translating into MTRPTAKLPAPIQALRTEALQRWAAMPPRERMGLTLAGIAIGIAIVWMIGVAPALRTLREAPAQIDSLDLQLQAMQRMATEARDLRGAAPVPATQAAQALKSATERLGDKGKLAVMGDRATLTLSGVTGEALRAWLTEARSGARARPVEAQLTRGPQGYAGTLVVSLGGGN; encoded by the coding sequence GTGACCCGCCCCACCGCCAAGCTCCCCGCCCCGATCCAGGCCCTGCGCACCGAGGCGCTGCAGCGCTGGGCTGCCATGCCGCCGCGCGAGCGCATGGGCCTCACCCTCGCCGGGATCGCCATCGGCATCGCCATCGTCTGGATGATCGGTGTCGCGCCTGCCCTGCGCACCCTGCGCGAGGCGCCCGCCCAGATCGACTCGCTCGACTTGCAGCTGCAGGCCATGCAACGCATGGCCACCGAAGCGCGCGATCTGCGTGGCGCGGCGCCGGTGCCGGCCACGCAGGCCGCGCAGGCCCTGAAATCGGCCACCGAGCGGCTGGGCGACAAAGGCAAGCTCGCCGTGATGGGCGACCGCGCCACCCTCACCCTCAGCGGCGTAACCGGCGAAGCCCTGCGCGCCTGGCTGACCGAAGCCCGCAGCGGCGCACGCGCCCGGCCGGTGGAGGCGCAGCTGACGCGTGGCCCGCAAGGCTATGCCGGCACCCTCGTCGTGAGCCTGGGAGGAGGCAACTGA
- the gspL gene encoding type II secretion system protein GspL, translated as MSTLVVQIPPRPHLQAREAAPAPEGGLSTEYDYVLTPDGLATSAQGRAPVALVPKAASAVAVLADADVSWHRITLPKAPAARLQAALVGVLEDALLEEASTVHIAVAPGASAGEPTWVAVVDRAWLTAELATLEKANIFIDRVVPMSWPDEPPSGHFAEVGDPSQGATLTWAHPDGVVQMNLQGTLARSLLPNPLPEGARWSATPATAAAAERWLGVPMTVMDWPQRALQASRSLWNLRQFTLARKNRGTRALRDLWRQFLTPAWKPARYGLATLVVVQLIGLNLWAGHQSRTMKAKRDAMVALLKQTHPHVSGVLDAPVQMRRETDTLRAAAGIPGENDLEPMLQAAANAWPGDRPPVDNLRFEQGRLTLSAAGWNPDQIEQFRNQLRPRGWQVDARDGTLTLSRAPAGLAAGRPL; from the coding sequence ATGAGCACGCTCGTCGTCCAGATCCCTCCGCGCCCGCACCTGCAGGCCCGTGAAGCCGCGCCTGCCCCTGAGGGCGGCCTCAGCACGGAATACGACTATGTGCTGACGCCCGATGGCCTGGCCACGTCGGCCCAAGGCCGCGCCCCGGTGGCCCTGGTGCCCAAGGCGGCCAGCGCCGTTGCAGTGCTCGCCGATGCCGATGTGAGCTGGCATCGCATCACACTGCCCAAGGCACCGGCCGCGCGCCTGCAGGCGGCGCTGGTCGGTGTGCTCGAAGATGCCCTGCTCGAAGAAGCCTCCACCGTGCACATCGCCGTGGCACCGGGCGCCAGCGCCGGTGAACCCACGTGGGTGGCCGTCGTCGACCGCGCTTGGCTGACCGCCGAGCTGGCCACGCTCGAGAAGGCCAACATCTTCATCGACCGTGTCGTGCCGATGTCGTGGCCCGACGAGCCACCCTCCGGCCACTTTGCCGAGGTGGGCGATCCGTCTCAAGGCGCCACGCTGACCTGGGCCCACCCCGACGGGGTGGTGCAGATGAACCTGCAAGGCACGCTGGCTCGCTCGCTGCTCCCCAACCCCCTGCCCGAAGGCGCCCGCTGGAGCGCCACCCCGGCCACCGCCGCCGCGGCCGAACGCTGGCTCGGCGTGCCCATGACGGTGATGGACTGGCCCCAGCGCGCCCTGCAGGCCTCGCGCTCGCTGTGGAACCTGCGCCAGTTCACCTTGGCCCGCAAGAACCGCGGCACCCGCGCCTTGCGCGACCTGTGGCGTCAGTTCCTCACCCCGGCCTGGAAGCCCGCGCGCTACGGCCTCGCCACGCTCGTGGTGGTGCAGCTGATCGGCCTCAACCTCTGGGCCGGCCACCAGAGCCGCACCATGAAGGCCAAGCGCGACGCGATGGTCGCGCTCTTGAAGCAGACCCACCCGCACGTCTCGGGCGTGCTCGACGCCCCGGTCCAGATGCGCCGCGAAACCGACACGCTCCGTGCCGCCGCGGGCATCCCCGGCGAAAACGACCTCGAACCCATGCTGCAAGCCGCCGCCAACGCCTGGCCGGGCGACCGCCCACCCGTCGACAACCTGCGCTTCGAGCAAGGCCGCCTGACGCTCTCGGCGGCCGGCTGGAACCCCGACCAGATCGAGCAGTTCCGCAACCAGCTGCGCCCGCGCGGTTGGCAAGTCGACGCCCGCGACGGCACCCTCACCCTCAGCCGTGCTCCCGCCGGCCTTGCCGCAGGAAGGCCGCTGTGA
- the gspK gene encoding type II secretion system minor pseudopilin GspK, giving the protein MKQPSRRQQRGAALLLAMIIVTLVATLAVSMVWQQWRAVQVETAERSRAQSAWILSGALDWAGLILKEDARPSAGQVDHLGEPWAVPLAEARLSTFLASDKDNNADDGPEAFLSGSITDAQARFNLRNLIDAKFEVSPNDLNALRRLCENVNIAVSVADTLATGMKAAIVPPGAATAVANPPLQPKRISQLTWLGVDAQALQRLEPYVVLLPTETSINVNTASREVIAAVIPGLNVGDAERLIQYRQRTPFKKQQDLLAQLPGVSPDKITRVSLATNYFEVRGRLRLNDRVLEQRSLVERNQRTITVLSTERINSTDRER; this is encoded by the coding sequence ATGAAACAGCCCTCCCGTCGTCAACAACGCGGTGCAGCCCTGCTGCTCGCCATGATCATCGTGACGCTCGTGGCCACGCTGGCGGTGTCGATGGTCTGGCAGCAGTGGCGTGCGGTGCAGGTCGAGACCGCCGAGCGCTCGCGGGCGCAGTCGGCGTGGATCCTCTCCGGCGCGCTCGACTGGGCCGGCCTCATCCTGAAAGAAGACGCACGCCCCTCGGCAGGCCAGGTGGACCACCTCGGCGAGCCTTGGGCGGTGCCGCTTGCGGAGGCGCGGCTTTCGACCTTCCTCGCCTCCGACAAGGACAACAACGCCGACGACGGGCCCGAAGCGTTTCTCTCCGGCTCCATCACCGATGCCCAGGCGCGCTTCAACCTGCGCAACCTCATCGATGCGAAGTTCGAGGTCTCGCCCAACGACCTCAACGCGCTGCGCCGCCTGTGCGAGAACGTCAACATCGCCGTCAGCGTGGCCGACACCCTCGCCACCGGCATGAAGGCCGCCATTGTGCCGCCCGGCGCCGCCACTGCGGTGGCCAACCCGCCGCTGCAGCCCAAGCGCATCTCGCAACTCACCTGGCTCGGCGTCGACGCGCAGGCACTGCAGCGCCTCGAGCCATATGTCGTGCTGCTGCCGACCGAGACGTCGATCAACGTCAACACGGCCTCGCGGGAAGTCATCGCCGCGGTCATTCCGGGCCTCAACGTGGGCGACGCCGAGCGCCTGATCCAGTATCGCCAACGCACCCCGTTCAAGAAGCAGCAGGACCTGCTGGCGCAATTGCCCGGCGTATCCCCCGACAAGATCACCCGAGTGTCCCTCGCCACCAACTACTTCGAAGTACGCGGCCGCTTGCGCCTGAACGACCGTGTGCTGGAGCAACGCTCTCTCGTCGAACGCAACCAGCGGACCATCACGGTGCTCAGCACCGAACGCATCAACTCCACCGATCGCGAGCGCTGA